In Deltaproteobacteria bacterium, one genomic interval encodes:
- a CDS encoding alpha/beta hydrolase: MSEHIDHKRRRFLGTAATSIAAASLGVIRSARAQSGKTQQADVSPPKPGSHTAFGPIKQIDAGLLNVGYADVGRADGPVVILLHGWPYDIHSYVDVASALASAGYRAIVPYLRGYGTTRFLSSETFRNAQQSAVALDIIALMDALQIKKAIVAGFDWGSRTAAILAALWPERCKALVAVSGYLITNRKANLQPLPPAAELGWWYQYYFSTERGALGYTKYRHDFNKLIWKQASPKWDFDDATFDRTASSFENPDHVSIVIHNYRWRLSLAKGEPKYDALEEKLAQAPVITVPAITIASDFDGAAADGKAYANKFSGKYSHRILNGIGHNVPQEAPDAFAKAVVEVDGYTT, encoded by the coding sequence ATGTCCGAACACATCGACCACAAACGCCGCCGATTCCTGGGCACCGCGGCGACGAGCATTGCCGCCGCGTCGCTCGGCGTGATCCGTTCCGCTCGCGCACAGTCCGGCAAGACACAACAGGCCGACGTCTCCCCGCCCAAGCCGGGGTCGCACACCGCGTTCGGTCCCATCAAGCAGATCGATGCCGGCCTCCTGAATGTCGGTTACGCGGATGTCGGCCGCGCCGATGGTCCTGTGGTCATTCTTCTCCACGGTTGGCCGTACGACATCCACAGCTATGTCGATGTCGCTTCTGCGTTGGCATCGGCGGGCTACCGGGCCATCGTCCCCTATCTGCGCGGCTATGGCACGACGCGCTTTCTCTCGAGCGAAACGTTCCGGAATGCCCAACAGTCGGCCGTTGCTCTCGACATCATCGCCTTGATGGATGCCCTCCAGATCAAGAAGGCAATCGTCGCCGGTTTCGACTGGGGTTCACGGACGGCCGCCATCCTCGCGGCGCTCTGGCCGGAACGCTGCAAGGCGCTGGTCGCCGTCAGCGGTTATCTGATCACCAACCGCAAGGCAAACCTGCAGCCGTTGCCGCCAGCGGCTGAACTGGGGTGGTGGTACCAGTACTACTTCTCCACGGAGCGCGGGGCGCTCGGGTACACCAAGTACCGGCACGACTTCAACAAGCTCATCTGGAAGCAAGCTTCGCCGAAGTGGGACTTCGATGATGCGACGTTCGATCGCACCGCATCGTCCTTCGAGAATCCGGATCACGTCAGCATCGTCATCCATAATTACCGCTGGCGGCTGAGCCTGGCCAAGGGCGAGCCAAAGTACGACGCTCTAGAAGAGAAGCTTGCTCAAGCTCCCGTCATCACTGTGCCCGCGATCACCATCGCCAGTGATTTCGATGGCGCGGCCGCGGACGGAAAAGCCTATGCCAACAAGTTCTCAGGCAAGTATTCGCACCGGATCCTCAACGGCATCGGCCACAACGTGCCGCAAGAGGCTCCGGATGCCTTTGCCAAAGCTGTCGTCGAAGTCGACGGGTACACCACATGA
- a CDS encoding epoxide hydrolase has product MKSPGWLTGCALALACAHESKGVVSQSDTKMQGAVVGASQPPADGATAAIRPFNVNVPEDALVDLRQRIAATRWPDRETVPDRSQGVQLEKLQALVRYWGTGYDWRKAEAKLNALPQFMTTIDGLDIHFIHVRSRRPNALPVIITHGWPGSVIEQLKIIAPLTDPTAHGGRAEDAFDVVIPSMPGYGFSGKPTGTGWDPDHIARAWAELMKRLGYTRYVAQGGDWGSPVSNAMARQAPAGLLGIHVNLPATVPPEVAAVLPVGGPAPAGLSEKERAVFDVLLTSAKMGNLAYVVMMGARPQTVGYGVTDSPAGLAAWLLGHPGFAQLSYGDDREKSPTRDDVLDNITLYWLTNTGTSAARLYWENAGRGVISAAAQKTAEISLPVAITVFPEEVYRAPETWARRAYRNLIYFHEVDKGGHFAAWEQPALFAAEIRAAFKSLRPADPRVSAR; this is encoded by the coding sequence ATGAAGAGCCCTGGATGGCTGACGGGCTGTGCGCTCGCGCTCGCGTGCGCACACGAGAGCAAGGGCGTCGTAAGCCAGAGCGACACGAAGATGCAGGGCGCTGTAGTGGGGGCGTCCCAGCCGCCGGCGGACGGCGCGACAGCCGCAATCCGCCCCTTCAACGTCAACGTTCCGGAGGACGCTCTCGTCGACCTCCGCCAACGCATCGCAGCTACGCGGTGGCCTGACCGCGAAACGGTTCCCGATCGATCGCAAGGCGTCCAGCTGGAAAAGCTACAAGCGCTCGTTCGCTACTGGGGGACGGGCTACGACTGGCGGAAGGCGGAGGCGAAGCTGAATGCCTTGCCGCAATTCATGACCACGATCGATGGCCTAGACATTCACTTCATCCACGTCCGCTCTCGTCGTCCGAACGCCCTGCCGGTCATCATCACCCATGGCTGGCCGGGGTCCGTCATAGAACAGCTCAAGATCATTGCTCCGCTCACGGATCCCACCGCTCATGGTGGACGTGCGGAAGACGCCTTTGATGTCGTCATCCCCTCGATGCCCGGATACGGCTTCTCCGGCAAGCCAACAGGCACAGGTTGGGATCCCGACCACATCGCGCGAGCCTGGGCCGAGCTGATGAAGCGCCTCGGGTACACCCGCTACGTCGCCCAGGGCGGCGACTGGGGTTCCCCGGTTTCAAACGCGATGGCGCGCCAGGCGCCGGCGGGCCTGCTGGGCATCCACGTCAATTTGCCGGCGACGGTACCGCCCGAGGTAGCGGCGGTGCTCCCCGTCGGCGGGCCCGCGCCGGCGGGATTGTCCGAGAAGGAGCGCGCGGTGTTCGACGTGCTCCTCACGTCCGCCAAGATGGGGAACCTGGCCTACGTCGTGATGATGGGCGCGCGGCCGCAGACGGTCGGCTACGGCGTGACGGACTCCCCGGCCGGTCTCGCGGCATGGCTGCTCGGGCATCCAGGCTTCGCGCAGTTGTCGTACGGCGACGATCGCGAAAAGTCGCCGACGAGAGACGATGTGCTGGACAACATCACGCTGTACTGGCTGACGAACACCGGAACCTCCGCAGCGCGGCTGTACTGGGAGAACGCCGGACGAGGCGTGATCAGTGCGGCCGCGCAGAAAACCGCCGAGATCTCGCTCCCGGTGGCCATCACGGTATTTCCGGAGGAGGTCTATCGAGCGCCGGAGACCTGGGCCCGACGCGCCTACCGCAACCTGATCTACTTCCACGAGGTCGACAAGGGCGGGCACTTCGCGGCCTGGGAACAGCCGGCGCTCTTCGCTGCGGAGATCCGGGCGGCGTTCAAGTCACTGCGGCCAGCGGACCCGAGAGTATCGGCGCGCTGA
- a CDS encoding thioredoxin family protein: MSLLAALLAATMAPLPVEGELPSFGGASGWLNSQPLTKDGLRGKVVLVDFWTYTCINWLRTLPYVRAWAGKYKEQGLVVIGVHTPEFRFEKDLDNVRRAVKDRKIDFPVAIDNDYGVWRAFDNHYWPALYLIDAQGRIRHHQFGEGGYERTERIIQQLLGEAGSSGIGDHLAAVEARGVEAEADWPDLKSPENYLGHERTENFVSPGGAALDKRRVYAAPARLKLNDWALSGDWTVKRDAVALNKGNGRIAYRFHARDLHLVMAPAARGSSVRFRILVDGQPPGAAHGTDVDDQGNGTVSGQRLYQLIRQPNPIADRLFEIEFLDPGVEAFAFTFG; encoded by the coding sequence ATGAGCCTGCTCGCCGCGTTGCTCGCCGCCACCATGGCTCCGCTCCCCGTTGAAGGTGAGTTGCCCTCTTTCGGCGGGGCGAGCGGATGGCTCAACTCGCAGCCACTGACCAAGGACGGCCTGCGCGGGAAGGTCGTCCTGGTCGACTTCTGGACGTACACCTGCATCAACTGGCTCCGGACACTCCCCTATGTTCGCGCGTGGGCCGGAAAATACAAGGAACAGGGACTGGTGGTCATCGGCGTCCACACGCCGGAGTTCCGATTCGAGAAGGACCTCGACAACGTCCGCCGGGCTGTGAAGGACAGGAAGATCGATTTTCCCGTCGCGATCGACAACGACTACGGGGTCTGGCGCGCCTTCGACAACCATTACTGGCCGGCGCTCTACCTCATCGATGCGCAAGGGCGGATTCGACACCATCAGTTCGGTGAGGGCGGATACGAAAGGACGGAAAGGATCATCCAGCAGCTCCTGGGCGAAGCCGGGTCCAGCGGCATCGGGGATCACCTGGCTGCGGTCGAAGCCCGTGGTGTCGAAGCCGAGGCGGATTGGCCAGACCTGAAGTCTCCGGAAAACTATCTCGGCCATGAGCGCACGGAGAACTTCGTCTCCCCGGGTGGAGCAGCCCTGGACAAGCGTCGCGTCTATGCTGCTCCTGCGAGGCTGAAGCTCAATGATTGGGCCCTTTCCGGCGACTGGACGGTGAAGAGAGACGCCGTCGCGCTGAACAAGGGGAACGGGCGGATCGCGTACCGTTTTCACGCCCGCGATCTTCATCTCGTCATGGCACCGGCGGCGCGAGGATCGTCCGTCCGATTTCGCATCCTCGTCGATGGACAGCCGCCGGGCGCTGCTCATGGAACCGACGTCGACGACCAGGGCAACGGCACGGTTTCCGGGCAGCGGCTGTATCAATTGATCCGGCAACCGAACCCCATCGCTGACCGGCTGTTCGAGATCGAGTTCCTCGATCCGGGCGTGGAGGCGTTCGCGTTCACGTTCGGCTGA
- a CDS encoding cupin domain-containing protein encodes MKTTRIMSVVLLIAGSGLSPHVARAQLAGTKRTDLQRHDLSAPGREVIQARVELDPGVASPKHWHPGEEIIYVLEGSLEYQVEGKTPVTLKAGDVLFIPAKAIHSAKNVGTGNGAELATYVVEKGKPLLVVAK; translated from the coding sequence ATGAAAACGACCCGAATCATGTCGGTCGTACTGCTGATCGCCGGAAGCGGTCTGTCGCCGCACGTGGCGCGGGCGCAGCTGGCAGGAACCAAGCGCACCGATCTCCAGCGGCACGATCTCAGCGCGCCCGGACGCGAGGTCATCCAGGCGCGCGTCGAGCTCGACCCGGGAGTGGCCTCTCCCAAGCACTGGCATCCGGGCGAAGAGATCATTTACGTCCTCGAAGGCTCGCTGGAGTATCAGGTCGAGGGCAAGACGCCGGTGACGCTCAAGGCCGGCGACGTCTTGTTCATCCCCGCCAAAGCGATCCACTCCGCGAAGAACGTCGGCACCGGCAACGGGGCGGAGCTCGCCACGTATGTCGTCGAAAAAGGCAAGCCGCTCCTGGTGGTGGCCAAGTGA
- a CDS encoding DoxX family membrane protein codes for MSANVTFPQLLHLQDFALLGLRVVVAIVFGASGYFHLKDPIGRAKSVELSPAVTAGLGAAEALASLGLVTGILIQPAALGLILVSMGAIQKKALTWKTGFWGEKAGGWHYDLMLMAMSMVILFTAGGGLVLRF; via the coding sequence GTGTCCGCGAACGTCACCTTCCCTCAGCTCCTCCACCTGCAGGACTTCGCGCTGCTCGGTTTGCGCGTGGTGGTGGCGATCGTTTTCGGTGCCAGCGGCTACTTCCATCTCAAGGACCCGATTGGGCGCGCGAAGAGCGTCGAGCTGAGCCCCGCCGTCACGGCCGGGCTGGGTGCCGCGGAAGCCCTGGCGAGCCTCGGCTTGGTCACTGGAATTCTCATCCAGCCGGCGGCGCTGGGGCTCATCCTGGTGAGCATGGGAGCAATCCAAAAGAAGGCGCTGACGTGGAAGACGGGATTCTGGGGCGAGAAGGCCGGCGGCTGGCACTACGACCTCATGCTCATGGCCATGAGCATGGTCATTCTCTTCACGGCCGGCGGCGGTCTTGTCTTACGGTTCTGA
- a CDS encoding epoxide hydrolase — MKSLGWLTGCAIALACAHEGKGVVAESDGKTQGAVAAQPSQPQAASTADATTAAIRPFQVNVAEKELLDLRQRVAATRWPDREPVTDRSQGAQLAKIQALVRYWGTGYDWRKAEAKLNALPQFVTKIDGLDIHFIHVRSRHPNALPLIMTHGWPGSIFELVKVIGPLTDPTAHGGRAEDAFDLVVPSMPGYGFSGKPQSTGWNPDHIARAWDELMRRLGYKRYVSQGGDWGAVISDVMARQAPPGLLGIHINMPATVPPEIAKVLASAGPAPAGLSPEEKVAFDGMDALYKKGSGYALMMVTRPQTLGYSLADSPVGLAAWFYDKFADWTYSGGDPEKVLTRDEMLDDITLYWLTNTGTSSAQLYWENNANNFNAVDINVPAAITVFPGEIYRAPRSWAQRAYHKLIYFHEVDKGGHFAAWEQPELFSAEIRAAFKSLRPANEKVAGR, encoded by the coding sequence ATGAAGAGTCTTGGATGGTTGACGGGCTGTGCGATCGCGCTCGCATGCGCACACGAAGGCAAAGGCGTCGTCGCCGAGAGCGATGGGAAGACGCAGGGCGCTGTAGCGGCGCAGCCGTCCCAGCCGCAGGCGGCCTCGACGGCGGACGCCACGACAGCCGCAATCCGCCCCTTCCAGGTCAACGTTGCGGAAAAGGAACTCCTCGACCTCCGCCAACGCGTCGCGGCTACGCGGTGGCCCGACCGGGAGCCTGTCACGGATCGGTCCCAGGGCGCGCAGTTGGCGAAGATCCAGGCGCTCGTACGCTACTGGGGGACGGGCTACGACTGGCGGAAGGCGGAGGCGAAGCTGAATGCCTTGCCGCAGTTCGTGACGAAGATCGACGGGCTCGACATTCACTTCATCCATGTCCGCTCTCGTCATCCGAATGCGCTGCCGCTGATCATGACCCATGGGTGGCCTGGCTCGATCTTCGAGCTCGTGAAGGTGATTGGCCCGCTCACCGATCCCACGGCCCATGGCGGACGCGCGGAAGACGCCTTCGATCTCGTTGTGCCCTCGATGCCCGGTTATGGGTTCTCGGGCAAGCCGCAAAGCACGGGCTGGAATCCCGACCACATCGCACGCGCCTGGGACGAGTTGATGAGGCGTCTGGGATACAAGCGTTATGTGTCGCAAGGCGGCGACTGGGGAGCGGTGATCTCGGACGTAATGGCGCGTCAAGCGCCGCCGGGACTATTGGGTATCCACATCAATATGCCCGCGACAGTGCCACCGGAGATCGCGAAAGTTCTCGCCTCTGCCGGTCCGGCCCCGGCAGGGCTGTCCCCCGAGGAAAAAGTCGCGTTCGATGGAATGGACGCCCTCTACAAGAAGGGCTCCGGCTATGCGCTCATGATGGTGACGCGCCCGCAAACTCTCGGCTACAGCCTGGCGGATTCGCCGGTCGGGCTCGCTGCGTGGTTCTATGACAAATTCGCTGACTGGACGTATAGCGGCGGTGACCCCGAGAAGGTGCTCACGCGCGATGAGATGCTCGACGACATCACGCTGTACTGGCTCACCAACACCGGGACGTCTTCCGCGCAGCTCTACTGGGAGAACAACGCGAACAACTTCAACGCGGTGGACATCAACGTTCCCGCCGCCATTACAGTCTTCCCCGGCGAGATCTATCGCGCGCCCCGGAGCTGGGCCCAACGGGCTTATCACAAGCTGATCTATTTTCATGAGGTCGACAAGGGCGGGCACTTCGCGGCCTGGGAACAGCCGGAACTCTTCTCTGCGGAGATCCGGGCGGCGTTCAAGTCACTGCGGCCAGCCAACGAAAAAGTGGCGGGGCGCTAA
- a CDS encoding hydrophobe/amphiphile efflux-1 family RND transporter, translating to MSRFFVGRPIVAMVIAILMVIVGAVALVGLPVAQYPNIVPPQIQVRTIYTGADAVTVEQSVATPIEQQMSGVEKLLYMQSTNANDGSLVLQVTFDIDSNIAIDQVNTQNKVAQAQPSLPADVASYGLTFQQSTGLPLLGISLYSPKGSFDTLFIGNYATINLTDALYRVPGVGQVLNWGTSDYAMRVWVKPDKLAKLGLTVPDLAAAIQAQNNVNPSGRLGAEPAPRGQQFTYTVRAQGRLLTAEEFGNIAVRLNPDGSTVRLSDVARIELGALTYNQLGRYNGKPALVFGVFQTPGSNAIAVANGVRATMAELKKRFPADLDYAISLDTTAPVTEGIREILVTLLETVLLVALVVFLFLQSWRATLIPLLAVPVSLIGTFVLFPFLGFSINTLSLFGLVLAIGLVVDDAIVVVEAVERHIEEGLTPKDATLAAMKEVTAPVVSVAVILAAVFIPLAFTGGITGLLNRQFALTIAVSVLFSAFNALTLSPALSALLLRPRPERKGVLAGFFGGFNRWFGRANDGYVTASAFLARKAVVGIGVLAGFFGGFNRWFGRANDGYVKASAFLARKAVVGIAILAGFTVLTVLAGKKVPAGFIPEEDQGYFFLNVTLPDAASLERTDAVCRKIDAILAATPEVQSYNTIAGFSILSYSSATYSGFYFVSLKNWSERPGAKHTVDAVIARINGQLAGQVNEAIAFGFPPPAIPGLGASGGFSMWIQDRSGADVPFLAKNLNAFIAAARKRPEVGSINTVWRASVPQIYADVDRDKVLKQGISLSSVYQTMQAFMGGAYINQFNRFGRQWRVFLQAEADQMVPLSAFVSTKRVYGPEFTNRFNLFRGAHLIGGPAPGYSSDQVQRALEQVANQVLPREMGFEWADLSFQQQKAAGTGTQTFVLSLMFVFLILAALYESWSLPFSVLLSLPIAVFGAFAGLLLRKYDLNVYSQIGLVMLVGLSAKNAILIVEFAKGELEKGRPLMDAALEGARLRFRPVLMTSFAFIFGLLPLWIASGAGAVSRRILGTAVITGVMAATAIAIFVIPMLFVLVERLSHRRKTQVEGRPLYPVASDGGHVDAVSDGGAQVGLK from the coding sequence ATGTCCCGCTTCTTCGTCGGCCGTCCCATCGTGGCGATGGTCATCGCCATCCTGATGGTGATCGTGGGAGCCGTCGCGCTGGTCGGCCTCCCGGTGGCCCAGTACCCGAACATCGTGCCGCCGCAGATCCAGGTGCGCACGATCTACACGGGAGCCGATGCCGTCACCGTCGAGCAATCGGTCGCGACTCCGATCGAGCAGCAGATGTCCGGGGTCGAGAAGCTGCTCTACATGCAGTCCACCAACGCCAACGACGGCTCGCTCGTCCTGCAGGTTACCTTCGACATCGACAGCAACATCGCCATCGACCAGGTGAACACGCAGAACAAGGTGGCTCAGGCGCAGCCATCCTTGCCGGCCGACGTGGCGAGCTACGGTCTCACGTTCCAGCAGTCCACCGGTCTTCCACTGCTGGGGATCTCGCTCTACTCGCCGAAGGGCAGCTTCGACACGCTCTTCATCGGAAACTACGCCACCATCAACTTGACGGATGCGCTCTACCGCGTGCCCGGCGTGGGTCAGGTCCTCAATTGGGGGACCTCGGATTACGCGATGCGCGTCTGGGTCAAGCCCGACAAGCTGGCCAAGCTCGGTCTCACCGTCCCTGACCTCGCCGCCGCCATCCAGGCGCAGAACAACGTGAACCCCTCGGGCCGCCTCGGCGCGGAGCCGGCTCCGCGCGGCCAGCAGTTCACCTATACCGTGCGCGCCCAGGGGCGGCTCCTCACCGCGGAGGAGTTCGGCAACATCGCCGTGCGGCTCAACCCGGACGGTTCGACGGTGCGGCTCAGCGACGTCGCCCGCATCGAGCTCGGCGCGCTGACCTACAACCAGCTCGGGCGCTACAACGGAAAGCCTGCGCTCGTCTTCGGCGTCTTCCAGACGCCCGGCTCGAACGCGATCGCCGTCGCCAACGGTGTCCGGGCGACGATGGCGGAGCTGAAGAAGCGCTTTCCGGCCGACCTAGACTACGCCATCTCCCTGGACACCACGGCGCCGGTGACCGAGGGAATCCGAGAGATCCTCGTCACCCTCCTCGAGACCGTGCTGCTCGTCGCGCTGGTCGTCTTTCTCTTCCTGCAAAGCTGGCGCGCCACCTTGATTCCGCTGCTCGCCGTACCGGTGTCGCTGATCGGGACGTTCGTTCTCTTTCCGTTCCTGGGCTTCTCCATCAACACGCTGTCCTTGTTCGGGCTGGTGCTCGCCATCGGCCTGGTGGTCGACGACGCGATCGTGGTGGTGGAGGCGGTCGAACGCCACATCGAGGAGGGGCTCACGCCCAAGGACGCGACCCTCGCGGCGATGAAGGAGGTCACCGCGCCGGTGGTGAGCGTGGCGGTCATCCTCGCTGCGGTCTTCATTCCGCTGGCGTTCACCGGCGGCATCACCGGGCTCCTCAACCGGCAATTCGCGCTCACCATCGCGGTGTCGGTGCTCTTCTCCGCTTTCAACGCGCTGACGCTTTCGCCTGCGCTCTCCGCCTTGCTCCTGCGGCCCCGGCCGGAAAGGAAAGGCGTCCTCGCCGGATTCTTCGGTGGCTTCAATCGCTGGTTCGGCCGGGCGAACGACGGGTACGTCACGGCGTCCGCTTTCCTCGCGCGCAAGGCGGTCGTGGGCATCGGCGTCCTCGCCGGATTCTTCGGTGGCTTCAATCGCTGGTTCGGCCGGGCGAACGACGGGTACGTCAAGGCGTCCGCTTTCCTCGCGCGCAAGGCGGTCGTGGGCATCGCCATCCTCGCCGGATTCACCGTGCTGACGGTGCTCGCCGGCAAGAAAGTTCCCGCAGGGTTCATCCCGGAAGAAGACCAGGGCTACTTCTTCCTCAACGTGACGCTCCCCGACGCCGCCTCGCTGGAGCGGACGGATGCGGTCTGCCGGAAGATCGACGCGATCCTCGCGGCGACCCCGGAGGTCCAGTCCTACAACACCATCGCCGGCTTCTCGATCTTGAGCTACAGCTCGGCGACGTACAGCGGCTTCTACTTCGTGTCGCTCAAGAATTGGTCGGAACGCCCGGGCGCGAAGCACACCGTCGACGCGGTGATCGCCCGCATCAACGGGCAGCTCGCGGGTCAGGTCAACGAGGCAATCGCCTTCGGCTTCCCGCCGCCTGCCATCCCTGGTCTAGGGGCCTCGGGCGGATTCTCCATGTGGATCCAGGACCGCAGCGGCGCCGACGTCCCGTTCCTCGCGAAGAACCTCAATGCGTTCATCGCAGCCGCAAGGAAGCGGCCCGAGGTGGGATCGATCAACACGGTCTGGCGCGCCTCGGTACCCCAGATTTACGCCGACGTCGACCGCGACAAGGTCCTCAAGCAAGGCATCAGCTTGAGCAGCGTCTACCAGACCATGCAAGCGTTCATGGGCGGCGCCTACATCAACCAGTTCAACCGCTTCGGCCGCCAGTGGAGGGTGTTCTTGCAAGCGGAGGCCGACCAGATGGTCCCTCTCTCCGCCTTCGTTTCCACCAAGCGCGTCTACGGTCCCGAGTTCACGAATCGCTTCAACCTGTTCCGCGGTGCCCATCTGATCGGAGGACCCGCACCCGGCTACAGCTCGGATCAGGTGCAGCGAGCGCTCGAACAAGTGGCCAACCAAGTCCTGCCTCGCGAGATGGGCTTCGAGTGGGCGGACCTCTCGTTCCAGCAGCAAAAGGCCGCTGGCACCGGCACGCAGACCTTCGTGCTCTCGCTGATGTTCGTGTTCCTCATTCTCGCCGCTCTGTACGAGAGCTGGTCGCTGCCGTTCAGCGTGCTGCTTTCTCTTCCGATCGCCGTGTTCGGCGCTTTTGCTGGATTGCTTTTGCGAAAGTACGACTTGAACGTGTACAGCCAGATCGGGCTCGTCATGCTCGTCGGTCTTTCGGCGAAGAACGCGATCCTCATCGTCGAGTTCGCCAAGGGAGAGCTGGAAAAGGGCCGACCGCTCATGGACGCCGCCCTGGAGGGAGCAAGGCTTCGCTTCCGGCCGGTGCTCATGACTTCGTTCGCGTTCATCTTCGGTCTCTTGCCGCTCTGGATCGCGTCGGGCGCCGGCGCGGTTTCGCGGCGGATCCTCGGGACCGCCGTCATCACCGGCGTGATGGCGGCGACCGCCATCGCGATCTTCGTCATCCCGATGCTCTTCGTCCTCGTCGAACGGCTGAGCCACAGGCGTAAAACGCAGGTCGAAGGCCGGCCCCTTTATCCGGTTGCTTCGGACGGAGGTCATGTCGACGCGGTCTCTGACGGCGGAGCACAAGTCGGATTGAAGTGA